TAAGGTTTACCGCAGTGGGTGCCGAATTCGTTGATGCCAATCTGGTAGCCATCGCCGGTTTCCCCGCCAAAAGCCATCTGCGCCGCTGTGAAAGCCGCGAAGATCTCATGGTCAGTAACACCCGGTTTTGTCACGTGATATGCCGCCTGAGTGCCAATACTGATCAATTGAGCTGCCGCCCGGAACATCTCAATTTCACGGGGTGAACGCACTTTTTGCATGCGGTCCAGAATTGGGTTGTCGGCAATAAATTTATTGCGCGGCATCAGCGACTCAACAGCAGCCCAAAAAGTGAGGGAAGTACGGTCGCCAATTTTGCCCACTTGCGCGCTCGTCAGCCCCAGACGAGATAAGATTTCCGCACATTTCTCGGCGGTTTTGAGTACCGCGTCACCGGGACGATCGGCGTATTCGCGGCCAATCGGCCCAATCTGCCAGATTTCATCCACCAGCAACGGCTCGCCACCGGGTGGTAACAGTACCGATTGGGTAAAAAAGGAAAGCAATGTCAGCGGCTTATCAGTATCTGTCGGAATAATAAGTACGCCTTCTCTCATCCAATCACAGATATAACGCAGATACGCATTCGAGGCGTGGAACCAGCCTACGCTACCGGCGTGGACGATCAGCGCATCGTGCCCGGCTTCAACCGCCTGACGACGAATTTTGCGCAAGCGCTCGGCAAACTCTTCCTCCGGCAACGGTAACGGGGCAGAGAAGGTAAAGTCCGGCTGGAAATCGGCAAGCAGAGAGCCAATGCGATAGCCAGCGGGCTGAGTCGCATGTGTGTTCATAGATAAATCCTTGTACTTAATTAAGTCATTAATTTTGTGGCCGTGGTGCCAGTACGCGGCGTGCGACCAGCAAACCGAGCAAGGTGACGGCGATGAGAATCCCTGAGATGGCGGCCACACGGACATCGAGTGACTCTTCAATCAGGGCAAACATACGCAGCGGCAATACCGTGGTTGAGGCATCCGCGAGAAACAGCGAAACCGTGACGTTATCCAGTGATTGAATAAACACCAGGAATGCGCCAGCCAGAATGCCGGGCATCAGCAGTGGCAATGTGACACGACGCAACGTCATAAACCAACTGGCACCCATGGTGGTTGATGCCTCCGCCAGAGACGGGTTAAGCCCCTGAGCCACGACAGACGCCGCGCGATACATCAGCGGGCCAAACACCACGATATGTCCGGTCACGGTCAGCCACAACGATGGTTGGAAGCCAATAAAATTGGCGACGATCAGTGCTGCCAATCCGTAGACCAGGCTGGGTAGTACCAGTGGCGCGAGGAGTAATGGCTCGATGCTGTTGACGGTTTTGCGTTTCATCCGTGTCATACCAATGCTGGCTGGCACGGCAAACAGCAGTGATCCCAACACCGCCAATCCGGCGATTTTCAGTGAGTTCCACGCCGCTATGTGTTCAGTACCCGATCGCACCGGGTCGAGCAGCGCTTGATACCAACGCAATGAAAATCCTTCCGGTGGATATTTCAATGTTTGCCCGGCAGTGAAGGACATCATCAGCGCAATCACGATGGGGGCGATGAGGTAAATCAGGCAGAGCGTGCCAAAACCATACACAAACACTTTATACAGCAGGGCTGGAACGGGATTTTCGCGTCGATTAAGCATGGCCGTTCAATCTCCTGTGACGTGAAATCATGGTGAGTGCCACCAGCAGGCAGCCGGTCGAAAGCAGCAATACTACGGCAATGGCGGAAGCGAGAGGCCAATCGAACAGCGTACCGACTTCGCGATAGATCAGTTGTGGCACGTACACGTTACGCGCACCACCAATCACCGCTTGGGTGACGAACGAGCTACTGGTGCTGGCGAACACCAGGATCCAGCCTGCCAACAGGCCCGGCAGCATCAGTGGCAGCAACAGGGTGAACAGAATGCGCCACGGGCCGGCTCCTGAGACTTGTGCCGCTTCGGTGAGTGAATACTGGGTACGGGTCAGAACGGCGATCAGCGGTAAAATGATCAACGGCAGGTCAATCTGACACATCGCCATAACCAGACCTAGCTCGGTAAACATCAGGCTGGTTGGCATTCCGGTGATGCCAAGCGCCATTAATGCTTCGCTGATTGGCCCCTGACGTCCCAAAATCACGATCCAGGCGAAAGTTCTCACCACGTTACTGGTCAGCATCGGAATGAGCGTCAGGAAAATGATCACCTGCCGCAAGGTCCGTCCGCTATGCCAGTAAAGCAGGGCGATAGGCACCCCCAGCAGGGTGGTGCCGATGACCGTTTCCAGTCCCAATCTTGCGGTGTTCATCAACACACGAAAGTTGAACTCATCACCGAAAAAACGAGCATAGTGATCCAGGGTGACGCCACCTTTGGTGATGAAACTAAATCCGACCAAAACCGCGAGCGGCGTTGCGAAGAACACCACGGAAAGCAATAACATGGGGACAACGTAAGGAAAGCCGCTCTGTTTCATCAGATCACCTTATCCGGCAACAATGGTGTCAAATTCGCGAATCCAGGCATCGCGATTTTTGTTGATGGCGTTCCAGTCGGGGTAGACCAGAGTCTTAAGCTGATCGCGCGTAACGTAAGCCGAGATAGCCGGTGTCAGCGCCACATCGCTATTGGTCGGGAACATTTCCGCAGGAGGTAACTTGAACTGATCCTGTGCCGCCTGGGAGATGGCCGCATCCATGTAGGCGTAAGCCGCATCGGCATTTTTTGTGCCTGAAGTCAGATGGATATTGACCGGAGCCGCTGGCGAGCCAGTCTCAGGATGGACGAATTCGCAGTTCATCCCCAGACTCTTCAGACGTGCTACGTTACTGGTACTACACATAAACACCGCGATCTCACCCTGCTGGAACAAGGTCATTTGATGATTGGTACTATCAACAATGCTTTTTAACTGCTCAGGATGCTCTTTGAATAACTTAAACACGGCAGCCATGTCGTCAGGTCCGGAACCATAGATTTTGGCGATTTCGGTGTAAGCCATCACCGCAGTGTTGGATGCAAAACCGGTCCAGGACACCAGGCCTTTATAGGCAGGGTTTTCGAACAGATCTTTATACCCCTTCGGACGTGGTACAAGGTCCGGGTTATAGGCGATGCCGTTAACTTCCACCGTCACGGTTGGGCCATACTCGCCCTGAAAACTCGGATCGAGGAGATGCCAGTTTTTCAGTCTGGTGGGGTCGATTTTCTGGATAATGTTATTTTGAATAGCAATGGTCATTTGCCCAGGTGACATTAATAAGGTGTCATAAGGGGGATTCCCGGGGCTGGCCATCACTTTTGCCAATTGGTCTTGTGCCAGAGCAGGAGCAATGGTCAGGCCATAACCCTCTTTTTTCATGATTGGCGTGAGTATGTTGCGATAGGCATCTTCCCAGTTCCCTGGAAACGTAGCGGCAATCGCCGTTTCTTTCTCTGCTGCCAGCGCACGCAGTGACAGGGGTAGCATGGAGGTTGCGGCTGCTCCCGCTAACAATTGGCCGAACCGACGACGACTAATCTCAAAGTCTTTCATGTTGTTCACCTCTATTTAATCACTCAGGGTTTGCGGTTCAGCCGGGAAGGCATGACAGCGTGTAGTATCGATCTCAGCAAAAAGCTGCGATCCGGGAAGGGGAATGCGGGTGCCGGGAGTTCTGACTTCAGAGGCCCGCAATGTGGTGCCGCAGCCGAGCGTCAGATCGTGCACCAGCACGGGGCCCAGTGGGACCGATACCGTCAACCTTGCTGGTTGGCACTGTTCGCCAGGGTGCGCTGACAAACGAACCTCTTCAGGACGGAAAGTGAGGGTGATTTTCGACCCGGTGGTAAAATTCAGACGGCGCGGCAAACGCAGCGTTTTGTCACCCGGCAAGCCGATCAGCGTGGTGTCATTCTCAACACGCAATACGGTGCCCGCTAACTGGTTGGTTTGACCAATAAATGTGTTAACGAACAGGGATTTAGGCTGATCATAAACCGCCATTGGTGTGTCGATCTGTTCAACATGGCCTTTGTTCATCAGTACCAGACGATTGGCGAGGCTCTGCGCCTCCTCTTGGTCGTGCGTCACGATCAGCGTGGTGATCCCGAGCGTTTTTTGCAGATGCAACAACTCCACCTGTAAATCAAAACGTAGCGCGCGATCCAGTGCCCCAAAAGGTTCATCCAGCAGCAGCAAAGAAGGGCGACCCGCGATTGCCCGTGCGACCGCAACACGTTGTTGCTGACCACCTGAAAGCTCACGCGGCAGACGATTGCCATATTCGCTGAGGCGTACCATCGCCAACATCTCGTCAACACGCTGCTTACGTTCAGCACGCGAGACTTGCTGACAAGCAAGCGGATAGGCGATGTTTTCCGCGACGGTGAGATGCGGAAACAGGGCGTAGTTCTGGAAAACCATGCCGATACCCCGTGCCCTGGCAGAGACCATTGCCAAATCCTGCATACCCAGTTCAATTTTTCCTGCTTTCGGCTGGATAAGCCCGGCAATCGCCCTTAACACCGTGGATTTACCGCAGCCACTTGGCCCCAGCAATGCCACTATCTCACCGGGTTCAATCGTGAAAGAAACATCGCTGATTGCGTTATTGCCACCGTAGCTGTGAGTAAGTCCCTGAACGTTTAAGCGCTTACGTTCGGACGAGTTCTGCATATCTGCCATAGTGCTTTCCTGGTTCTGCGTCGCGAGATGAAACGAAAAATTCACATGGGAAGGATTAGCAAGCGGTATGCCAGGATCACAGCCTGTGAGATGTTTTCATCTTAACGTGAAGAATTATAAGGATAATTATCTTTTATAAGATATTCGAAAGTTCGTGCGAAAGTATGTGATACTAAATTTCATAAAGTAAATTCGAAATGATTTCTCACTAATTTGGTGCAATATGGTCATCACAACGGTGCAAAATCATCAGAAATGGGGCAAAGGAAAGGGGAGCAAGGCGATTTTCAGGCTGCGACCTGGATAGGATGACTGCATATCCTCTCGCTGTATAAAGCAGGCTCTTCGCGCTACTTAATTATTTTTCATTGATAATTACTTTTATGATAAATTTAATAATAAACTTTATACAAAAAATTATTAAATTTAATTCGTTATTTATCAATTAGTTACAGTATGTATCTTGAGTGATGGCATGTTGCTTGCAGGTGCTGTGACGACACACCCTCTCACAAAGGAATACGACATGAAGTTAGGAATCGACGGTTTAAAACTGCCTGAAGCAAAAAAACGTGGTCCCTTAGCCAGTCTTGATCATGCGAAAGTACTGGGTTTAAGCGGGATTTTTTTCAGCACCTTACTGGATATGAGTCCCGATCTGGATAAAGGCAGGCTAGGTGAGATCCGCGCGAAAGCAGATGAACTGGGCCTGTATCTGGAAGCAGGCCTCGGCAAAATAAACCCTTACTGTAGCGCTGAATCTCCTGAGCTGCGTGACATTGGTAACGGCGATATCATCGCCGGTTTAACGCGGATGATAGAGGCGGGTGCGGAGATAGGTTGCTGCGAGTTGTGGGTTTCTCCGGGTAACTTCAAGCCGGCCTATCCCGGGCGTCTGGCGGTGGATCGCTTTCGCACCGACGTGACCTGGGATGAACAGCTACTGGCAATGGAAAAGGTGCTACGTAAACTTGCGCCTGCTGCACGTGCCAATGGTGTTCATATGAATATTGAGACCCACGATGAAATCACCTCATTTGAAATTTTGCGCCTGATTGAATCTGTCGGTGAGGAGTGCGTTGGGGTGGTACTGGACACCGCGAATATGCTGCAACGCGGTGAACATCCGGTCTTTGCCGCCCGCCGTCTGGCCCGTTGGGTGCGGCAGACCCACATTAAAGACGCCTATATTGGGCGCGCGCCGGGCGGTCTGGACTTTCAGCCCCGTCCCTGCGGCAGTGGTATCGTCGATTTTGCCGCGATTCTCCCGCTGCTGGCCGAGGCTAACCCGGACCTACATCTGTCATTGGAAATCGCCCAGTCATCCGATGATAAACGTCGCGCTGCCAATCCACGTCAGTGCATCCAGATTGATGATCCCCTGTGGCGTGCAGGCCACCCTGATCTGACGGCGGAGGAACTGGAAGCCTATTTTGCCATGTTGAACGCGTATGAGAAGCGGGTCATGGCAGGTGAAATCCCTGACTGGGCGAGCTATGAAAGCGCCAATTATGGCTACCCCAGTTATGAGCATCAGCATTATGGTTTTGAACAGGCGTTGGGATTTATTCAGCAATCTGCCAGCCATATTCGCAGCATCTGTGCTGAAAAGGGTATCGTGTTAACACGGTAAGTTACGCAAGAATATTATCACAAAGATAGATAACCCGTTTTACGGGCTGTTATGATAGCTGTACCCGTAGCGTTGGACGAAGTAGGGAGAGGATAATGAAAAAGACGCGCAGTCGAGTGACGCCAGCAACCAGTAAGGCTGCCAGTAGCGCCGATAGTCACGACGATGTCTCAGAGCGCATTCGTATCACGCTGGCGACGGCCATCGGTGAAGGGGCGTTAAAACCAGGTAGCAAGATCCTGGAAGAGGCTATCGCGGAACATTTTGGTGTGAGCAGAACGGTGGTGCGTGGTGCACTCGGCGTGCTGGAAAGCGATCATTTGCTGGAAAGAAAGAGAAACCGCGGCACCTTCGTTGCTGAACCCAGCATTGATGAAGCGAAGAGTCTTTTTGAAGCGCGGCGTAAATTAGAGGCGATTTTGCTGGAGTTAATCGCCGAGCGAGCAACAATCTCAGATCTTAACGCGCTGGAAAAACTGACGGATGAGGAAGAACACATTCATCAGCATGGCGACGAAAAATCGAAAACCGTGCTCTCCGGTAAGTTTCACATCGTTTTGGCGGAGATGGCGGGTAATGCCGTACTGACGGAGATGTTATCCAAAATCGTCGCCCGACTGTCGTTGGTGATGTCGTTATATGAAGAAAATCATAAAGATGACTGCGGGGCAGACCATCACCGCATGATTGTAGCGGCATTGAAAGAAAAGGATCTTTCGCGTGCTCAACAATTGATGGATCACCATCTGGCCGACATTGAAGGACGAGTGAGATTGACTGAAGGGCAGGGCGATCGCTACTCCTTCCTATCGGTGCTGGAGAACTTCTCCTGAATGTAGCGGCGCGATCAATCGCGCCGCCAGCAGCACACTACTGCGCGTTAAAATCCTCTGCATCCACATCGTAACCCGACGGCTCCCAGCGAATCGCCAGCAGCGCCAGCAACCCGGCCAGCGGCGCGAGGAAGATCACCCAGAACACCCCGGTGCCGAATGCGGCGACCAGCAGCGGGAACACAAACAGCGATACGGTGGAACTGCCACGCATCAGCGTCTGGTTAAAGCCCACGCCCACGCCGCGCAGCGAGGTCGGATAGCTCAGCGACGCAAAGGTCATGGTATGCGAACCGGGACCAAAGCCCTGCCCGAACAGGAACAACGCCAGCATGGCAATCGCCACCGCCGCCTGCTCGCCGCCTTCCGGACGCCCAATCAGCGCCAGACCGAGTAACGCGACGCACTGACAGCTGTAGCCGGTAACCGACATTTTCCACGCCCCGAGACGTGGTACCAGCCGGACCGCCAGCAAACCGCCGACAAACGCAAACAACAGGTTCAGCGCCAGCGAGACCAGGATGGTGGTCAGCATTGATTGAGCAAAGAAGCTGGAGATAATCACCGGCAAACCAAAGGCGACCGCGTTATAGGCAAAAGAGGAGGCGATAGAGGTGATGGTCGCCAGCACGGTGCGACGACGATAGACACCCTGCAACAGCGCGCCATAGTTACGCCAGCTGGCTTTGCGCACGCGGGGTTGTTTGCTCAGATCGGCATCGTCCGCTACCCGGGCGTTGATATTGTATGAGCGGCGCAAGATCTCGGCCGCGCCGTGCAGGTTGCCCTGATTGGCGGCCCACACCGGAGACTCGCTCATATAACGGCTGCGGATCGCAATAATCACAATCGCCGGCACTGCGCCGAAGCCCAGTATCAAGCGCCACAACCAGTCGGTATGGCTTTCCGGCAACACCGCATACAGCAGCAGTACCAACAGGTAGGAGATACTGATCGCCGCGTACCAGGTGGGACACCACATCGCCACGCTGGCGGCTTTATTGCCCTGGCCGCGCAGTTTGGAAAATTCAGCGAGGAAGGCCATCGCCACCGGTAAATCAATACCGACGCCCAGTCCCATGACAAAACGCGCCCCGCCGAGCACATATTCGTTGGGGGCAAAGGCACAGGCCAGCGCCGCTACCACAAAGAAGAACATATCGGCCATGAACACCCGATAGCGGCCAATTTTATCGGTCAGATAGCCACCAATCAGCGCACCCACGATCGCACCAAAGGTGATCGCCGCCGCTACCATGCCGGTACCGGTCGGTGTTAGCTGGAATTCGCGTGCCACATCCTTGATACCAAACGCCAGCGCACCCAAGTCGTAGGCATCAAGAAACACCCCACCCAGTGCGATAGCGATGACGATACGCGCGTTACTGCGCGACTGCTCGCTGTTGTTGATCAGGTTTGACACATCGGATGCACTGCGGATCCATTGTGTTTCACCCTGAGGCTGATTCCCTGCCAGCGCCACATGGGCGGGAGAAGTTAAGTCGGACATGATGTTGTTGTCTGTATTTTTGTAAATATGGGGCTATGAGAATAATCCTCAGTGGGCGGCTGAAAAATTCCATTTGGTTATATGCTCAATGAATTGGTTATAACTGATTTGAATTGGCTAGCAGAAATTGACCGAAGTGAAACCCCAACCGCTGCTTGACCGCGCCCATCCCGGTTCGCCAGGCTACGCTTGTAACTCACCATACGATAACAATACTGAGGGCGAACGGCATGATTAAGCAGGGTTTACTGGGACTGATCGCATTAGCAATGAGCGCCACCGCAGCGCAGGCCGCCGACCCGGTACGGGTCGGTTCGAAGATTGATACCGAAGGTTCGCTGCTCGGCAATATCATCCTGCAAGTGCTGAACAAACATGGGGTGCCGACCGTGAATAAAATTCAGCTCGGCACCACGCAGGTGGTGCGCGGGGCCATTACTGCGGGTGCGCTGGATATCTATCCCGAATACACCGGTAACGGGGCATTTTTCTTCAATGATGAGAAAGACCCGGCATGGAAGAACGCGCAGCAGGGTTATGAGAAGGTGAAGACCCTGGATGCTGAGAAAAACCATCTGGTGTGGCTCACACCGGCACCGGCCAACAACACCTGGACCATCGCGGTACGCAGCGATGTTGCCGAGAAAAACCAGCTCACCTCGCTGGCGGATCTCAGCCGGTACCTGAAGAAAGGCGGTACCTTTAAGCTGGCGGCCTCGGCGGAATTTATCGAACGCAGCGATGCATTACCGGCGTTTGAAAAAGCCTACGATTTCAAACTTGATCAATCACAGCTGCTGTCGCTGGCGGGCGGTGATACGGCGGTCACCATCAAAGCCGCCGCGCAGCAGACTTCCGGGGTGAACGCGGCGATGGCCTATGGTACTGACGGCCCGGTGGCGGCGCTGGGGCTGCAAACCTTAACCGACCCGAAAGGCGTGCAGCCGATTTACGCGCCGACCCCAGTGATCCGCGACGTGGTGCTGAAGCAGTATCCGGACATCGCCAACTGGTTACAGCCGGTGTTCAGCAAGCTGGATGAGAAGACGTTGCAGCAGCTCAATGCGCAGATCGCGGTAGACGGCCAGGATGCCAGCCAGGTGGCGCAGCAGTGGCTACAGCAGAATAAGTTGCTGTAAGCAGTGGCGCGATTATTCGGGCGAGCGCAACCGGTTTTTCTGCTGCTGGTGGTGTTGATCAGCGTGGCGTTTGCCGCGCTGCCGATGCTGACCTATGCGGCGAACCGACTGGTCTCGGGCCAGCCGCTGATGCTGTGGCAGCTAGCGCTGGGCGGCGGGCTGTTGCTGCCGTTGCTGGCGTTGTGGCTGCTGGCCTTCCTGCCAACGCGGCGCAGCGCATTGTTATTGCTGATCAGCAGCGAATGCCTGTTTGTGTTGCTGATCTGGCTGAGTGGTCACCAGGCTTCGCTACTGGCGCAGAGCGGCAGTCGGCTGGCACGAACCGCGTTTGGCAGCGGCTTCTGGAGCGCGGCGGCGCTGACGTTATTGTTGGCGGCGGAGGCGATTCGCCAACTTTGCCGTCAGACAACGTGGCGCATTCTGCTGAATCTGCAAATGTGGCTGGTGCCACTCACGCTGTTGATGAGCGGCCATCTTAATCAACTTTCCCTGTTAAAAGAGTACGCCAACCGTAGCACGGTGTTTGATGCCGCTTTCAGCCAGCATCTGACGCTGCTCGGCGGCACCTTGTTACCCGCTTTACTGATTGGCGTACCGCTCGGCATTGCCATTGCCCGGCATGCGCGCTGGCAGCAGACCGCCTTCAGTGTGTTAAACCTGATCCAGACGGTCCCCTCAGTGGCGCTGTTTGGCCTGTTGATTGCTCCGCTTGCCGGACTGGCGGCACAGTTTCCGCTGCTGGCGAGTTGGGGGATTGCGGGCATCGGCATGGCCCCGGCGCTGATTGCGCTGGTGTTGTACGCGCTGCTGCCGCTGGTGCGCAGCGTAGTAGCCGGGTTGCAGCAGGTGCCCGCGGAGGTGAGAGAAACTGCACGCGGCATGGGGATGAGCCGCTGGCAGCAGTTCTGTTTTGCCGAATTGCCGCTGGCGCTTCCGGTGTGGCTCTCTGGCTTGCGGGTAGTGGTGGTACAGACACTGGGGCTGGCGGTGGTGGCGGCGCTGATTGGTGCCGGGGGATTCGGCGCCATTTTGTTTCAGGGATTATTAAGTAGCGCGCTGGATTTGGTGTTGCTCGGGGTGATCCCGGTGGTGGCGCTGGCGGTGATCGCCGATGCGTTGCTGCGTTTACTGGCTGCGCTGCTGGAGAGACAACATGATTGAATTTCACCAGGTTAATAAAGCTTTTGACGGTAAAGCGGCGGTGCGCAATGTGTCGCTGCATATCGAAAAGGGCAGCTTCACAGTGCTGATTGGTACTTCGGGTTCCGGTAAGTCCACCACATTGAAGATGATCAATCGGTTGGTGGAGCATGACAGCGGAGAGATCCGTTTCGCCGGAGCAGCCATAGAACGCATGGATGTGCGTGCCTTGCGACGCCGTATTGGCTATGCGATTCAATCCATCGGCCTGTTCCCACACTGGAACGTGGCGAAAAACATCGCGACGGTGCCCTCGCTGCTTGGATGGCCACAGGCGCGCATCCGTGAGCGGGTCGCTGAGCTGCTGGCGCTGTTAAACCTTGATAGCGAACTGGCGACGCGCTATCCGCACCAGCTTTCTGGCGGTCAGCAGCAGCGCGTGGGGGTGGCACGTGCGCTGGCGGCGGATCCTGAGTTACTGCTGATGGATGAACCTTTCGGCGCGCTCGATCCGGTCAATCGTCAGGCGCTGCAACAGGAGATGCTGCGTATTCACCGCCTGTCCGGGCGCACCATTGTGCTGGTGACGCATGATATCGACGAGGCGCTGACCCTGGCGGACCAACTGGTGCTGATGGATGGCGGCGAAATTGTCCAGCAGGGCAAGCCGATTGAATTGCTGACGCAGCCAGCCAGCGATTTTGCCCGTGAATTCTTCGGTCACAGTGAACTCGGCGTGCGCCTGTTGGCGCTGGGCCGGGCCGGGAACGCGGTGAGACGTGGAGAGTGGCTGGAAGCTGAACCGATTGCTGCGGGCTTGACCCTACGTGAGGCGTTGTCGCAGTTTATCGCCCGACGTACCGACAAGCTGCCTGTGGTGGATCAACATCAGCAGCCGCTCGGCGTGCTGCACTTCAGTGATTTACTGCGTCAACGCGAGGCGGGGTAATGCGCTGGCTAAAAGATCCGTTGTACTGGTTGCTGGCGTTGTTTCTGTTGCTGCTATGGGGGCTGCCACACAGCGCGCCGCTGTTTGCCCACTGGTTTCCGCAACTGGAGCGTCCTCTGTATCAACAGGATAGCTTTTGGCGTCTGGCGCTGGCGCATCTGCTGCTGGTGGTCAGCGCCAGTGCGCTGGCGGTGGTGGTTGGAGTGAGTTGTGCGGTGTTTGCCACGCGGCGTAAGGGCAGGGCGTTCCGTCCGTTGCTGGAAACGCTCGCCGCCGCCGGACAGACCTTTCCGCCGGTGGCGGTGCTGGCGATTGCGGTGCCAGTGATGGGGTTTGGTGCCACACCGGCGGTAATCGCGTTGTTCCTCTATGGTCTGCTGCCGATTTTGCAGGGCACGCTGGCGGGGCTGGATAGCGTACCGTCCAGCAATCGCGAAATCGCGACCGGTCTCGGTATGGGGCCATGGCGGCGGTTGTGGCAGATCGAACTGGCGCTGGCGGCACCGGTGATGATGGCTGGGGTGCGCACGTCGGTGATGATCAACATTGGCACG
The DNA window shown above is from Pantoea sp. At-9b and carries:
- a CDS encoding M24 family metallopeptidase, with the translated sequence MNTHATQPAGYRIGSLLADFQPDFTFSAPLPLPEEEFAERLRKIRRQAVEAGHDALIVHAGSVGWFHASNAYLRYICDWMREGVLIIPTDTDKPLTLLSFFTQSVLLPPGGEPLLVDEIWQIGPIGREYADRPGDAVLKTAEKCAEILSRLGLTSAQVGKIGDRTSLTFWAAVESLMPRNKFIADNPILDRMQKVRSPREIEMFRAAAQLISIGTQAAYHVTKPGVTDHEIFAAFTAAQMAFGGETGDGYQIGINEFGTHCGKPYGHVVRAGDLINLYISNVTWRGYTAQTARMIAVGAITPHQEKVLTACTDGVKRAERLIKPGALMRDINNAAFEPMIEQGMLTSAEARTMPYNWSPLPDGGARLIPQQYVRDIDWEAQGRKLMHVYPATYGPHNPNLGHSVGMAGAQNSFNISSHNYDRLEEGMVFVLHSQWLEPLAAGCNIGDCYVVTKDGFENLSRHTPLETHRINSGA
- a CDS encoding PotD/PotF family extracellular solute-binding protein — translated: MKDFEISRRRFGQLLAGAAATSMLPLSLRALAAEKETAIAATFPGNWEDAYRNILTPIMKKEGYGLTIAPALAQDQLAKVMASPGNPPYDTLLMSPGQMTIAIQNNIIQKIDPTRLKNWHLLDPSFQGEYGPTVTVEVNGIAYNPDLVPRPKGYKDLFENPAYKGLVSWTGFASNTAVMAYTEIAKIYGSGPDDMAAVFKLFKEHPEQLKSIVDSTNHQMTLFQQGEIAVFMCSTSNVARLKSLGMNCEFVHPETGSPAAPVNIHLTSGTKNADAAYAYMDAAISQAAQDQFKLPPAEMFPTNSDVALTPAISAYVTRDQLKTLVYPDWNAINKNRDAWIREFDTIVAG
- a CDS encoding MFS transporter, which codes for MSDLTSPAHVALAGNQPQGETQWIRSASDVSNLINNSEQSRSNARIVIAIALGGVFLDAYDLGALAFGIKDVAREFQLTPTGTGMVAAAITFGAIVGALIGGYLTDKIGRYRVFMADMFFFVVAALACAFAPNEYVLGGARFVMGLGVGIDLPVAMAFLAEFSKLRGQGNKAASVAMWCPTWYAAISISYLLVLLLYAVLPESHTDWLWRLILGFGAVPAIVIIAIRSRYMSESPVWAANQGNLHGAAEILRRSYNINARVADDADLSKQPRVRKASWRNYGALLQGVYRRRTVLATITSIASSFAYNAVAFGLPVIISSFFAQSMLTTILVSLALNLLFAFVGGLLAVRLVPRLGAWKMSVTGYSCQCVALLGLALIGRPEGGEQAAVAIAMLALFLFGQGFGPGSHTMTFASLSYPTSLRGVGVGFNQTLMRGSSTVSLFVFPLLVAAFGTGVFWVIFLAPLAGLLALLAIRWEPSGYDVDAEDFNAQ
- a CDS encoding ABC transporter ATP-binding protein, which gives rise to MADMQNSSERKRLNVQGLTHSYGGNNAISDVSFTIEPGEIVALLGPSGCGKSTVLRAIAGLIQPKAGKIELGMQDLAMVSARARGIGMVFQNYALFPHLTVAENIAYPLACQQVSRAERKQRVDEMLAMVRLSEYGNRLPRELSGGQQQRVAVARAIAGRPSLLLLDEPFGALDRALRFDLQVELLHLQKTLGITTLIVTHDQEEAQSLANRLVLMNKGHVEQIDTPMAVYDQPKSLFVNTFIGQTNQLAGTVLRVENDTTLIGLPGDKTLRLPRRLNFTTGSKITLTFRPEEVRLSAHPGEQCQPARLTVSVPLGPVLVHDLTLGCGTTLRASEVRTPGTRIPLPGSQLFAEIDTTRCHAFPAEPQTLSD
- a CDS encoding ABC transporter permease; this translates as MLNRRENPVPALLYKVFVYGFGTLCLIYLIAPIVIALMMSFTAGQTLKYPPEGFSLRWYQALLDPVRSGTEHIAAWNSLKIAGLAVLGSLLFAVPASIGMTRMKRKTVNSIEPLLLAPLVLPSLVYGLAALIVANFIGFQPSLWLTVTGHIVVFGPLMYRAASVVAQGLNPSLAEASTTMGASWFMTLRRVTLPLLMPGILAGAFLVFIQSLDNVTVSLFLADASTTVLPLRMFALIEESLDVRVAAISGILIAVTLLGLLVARRVLAPRPQN
- a CDS encoding GntR family transcriptional regulator, translating into MKKTRSRVTPATSKAASSADSHDDVSERIRITLATAIGEGALKPGSKILEEAIAEHFGVSRTVVRGALGVLESDHLLERKRNRGTFVAEPSIDEAKSLFEARRKLEAILLELIAERATISDLNALEKLTDEEEHIHQHGDEKSKTVLSGKFHIVLAEMAGNAVLTEMLSKIVARLSLVMSLYEENHKDDCGADHHRMIVAALKEKDLSRAQQLMDHHLADIEGRVRLTEGQGDRYSFLSVLENFS
- a CDS encoding ABC transporter permease, with the protein product MKQSGFPYVVPMLLLSVVFFATPLAVLVGFSFITKGGVTLDHYARFFGDEFNFRVLMNTARLGLETVIGTTLLGVPIALLYWHSGRTLRQVIIFLTLIPMLTSNVVRTFAWIVILGRQGPISEALMALGITGMPTSLMFTELGLVMAMCQIDLPLIILPLIAVLTRTQYSLTEAAQVSGAGPWRILFTLLLPLMLPGLLAGWILVFASTSSSFVTQAVIGGARNVYVPQLIYREVGTLFDWPLASAIAVVLLLSTGCLLVALTMISRHRRLNGHA
- a CDS encoding sugar phosphate isomerase/epimerase family protein, which translates into the protein MKLGIDGLKLPEAKKRGPLASLDHAKVLGLSGIFFSTLLDMSPDLDKGRLGEIRAKADELGLYLEAGLGKINPYCSAESPELRDIGNGDIIAGLTRMIEAGAEIGCCELWVSPGNFKPAYPGRLAVDRFRTDVTWDEQLLAMEKVLRKLAPAARANGVHMNIETHDEITSFEILRLIESVGEECVGVVLDTANMLQRGEHPVFAARRLARWVRQTHIKDAYIGRAPGGLDFQPRPCGSGIVDFAAILPLLAEANPDLHLSLEIAQSSDDKRRAANPRQCIQIDDPLWRAGHPDLTAEELEAYFAMLNAYEKRVMAGEIPDWASYESANYGYPSYEHQHYGFEQALGFIQQSASHIRSICAEKGIVLTR